A genomic stretch from Antarcticibacterium flavum includes:
- a CDS encoding DUF421 domain-containing protein, protein MENWFTASPDSLFVIIISAIGVYLAVIFLTQLAGKRSFTKMSSFDFAMTISIGAMIATTVLSPSVSFLQGVTGLTAIFLLEIFSNFLRKRFKIYRKTVDNQPMYLMKDSKVLWENMQSARITEGDLRAVLRRNNVHNISQVKAVIFENTGDISVIRDLNSKEVPDDWIFEDVK, encoded by the coding sequence ATGGAAAATTGGTTTACAGCATCTCCGGACTCCCTCTTCGTTATCATTATTAGCGCAATTGGAGTCTATCTCGCCGTGATTTTTCTTACTCAACTTGCAGGTAAACGTAGCTTTACCAAAATGTCCAGTTTTGATTTTGCAATGACCATCTCTATTGGAGCAATGATCGCAACCACAGTCCTTTCTCCTTCTGTTAGTTTCCTGCAAGGGGTGACGGGACTTACAGCGATCTTTTTACTGGAGATTTTTTCGAATTTTCTGAGGAAACGGTTTAAAATATATAGGAAAACCGTGGATAACCAGCCTATGTATTTGATGAAGGATTCCAAGGTGTTATGGGAAAATATGCAAAGTGCCAGAATCACCGAAGGGGACCTAAGGGCGGTGTTAAGAAGGAATAATGTGCATAATATCTCACAGGTAAAAGCTGTGATTTTTGAAAATACCGGTGATATTTCTGTGATCAGGGATTTAAATTCGAAGGAGGTGCCGGATGACTGGATCTTTGAAGATGTAAAATAA
- a CDS encoding SemiSWEET family sugar transporter, producing the protein MLEWTDILGLVAGVCTTVAVIPQIRKAWKTKKVKDVSPGMFIVLMVGLFLWVIYGITQDDIPIIATNGVALCLNGIMLFLMVRYREN; encoded by the coding sequence ATGCTGGAGTGGACAGATATTTTGGGACTTGTGGCGGGGGTATGTACTACTGTTGCGGTGATCCCTCAAATTAGAAAAGCCTGGAAAACCAAGAAAGTAAAAGATGTTTCCCCGGGAATGTTCATTGTATTAATGGTAGGCCTTTTTTTATGGGTGATCTACGGGATAACGCAGGATGATATTCCTATTATAGCAACAAATGGGGTGGCCTTATGTCTCAATGGTATCATGCTTTTTTTAATGGTTAGATATAGGGAGAACTAG
- the gntA gene encoding guanitoxin biosynthesis heme-dependent pre-guanitoxin N-hydroxylase GntA: MPIETSNAEGKTKIKNSESQKIRTEFQNFIIDNNHPCVMAQTVFSMDKVDFHVYENLGSKQTSAKILKDLKNYIEKYDFESNDFLTFFAVFKGRKEFTEVQFEELLWKQLQFLHELDDQPWDHEVASDPEENNFSFSIGGKAFYMVGMHPNSSRMARQSPYPAIAFNLHWQFEKLRDMGTYDTVRNKIRERDMELQGSNNPMLEDFGEKSEARQYSGRKVGEEWKCPFLQAKNKNVSA, encoded by the coding sequence ATGCCGATAGAAACATCAAATGCCGAAGGGAAAACAAAGATTAAAAACTCTGAATCCCAAAAGATAAGAACAGAATTTCAAAATTTCATCATAGACAATAACCACCCCTGCGTTATGGCCCAAACGGTCTTTTCTATGGACAAGGTGGATTTTCACGTTTATGAGAATCTTGGATCCAAACAAACATCTGCAAAGATCCTGAAGGATCTCAAAAATTACATAGAAAAATATGATTTTGAATCCAATGACTTCCTAACATTCTTCGCAGTCTTTAAAGGAAGAAAGGAATTTACAGAGGTTCAGTTTGAAGAATTGCTCTGGAAGCAATTACAGTTTTTGCATGAACTGGACGACCAGCCCTGGGATCACGAAGTTGCAAGTGATCCCGAAGAAAACAACTTTAGCTTCAGCATAGGAGGTAAGGCGTTTTATATGGTGGGAATGCATCCAAATTCCTCCAGGATGGCGAGACAAAGTCCTTATCCTGCAATAGCCTTCAACCTGCACTGGCAGTTTGAGAAGCTGCGCGATATGGGGACATATGATACCGTAAGGAACAAAATAAGGGAACGGGATATGGAGCTGCAGGGTAGCAATAACCCAATGCTGGAAGATTTCGGAGAAAAAAGTGAAGCCCGTCAATATAGCGGAAGAAAAGTTGGAGAAGAATGGAAATGTCCGTTTCTTCAGGCAAAAAATAAGAATGTATCAGCCTAA